Proteins from one Mycobacterium sp. HUMS_12744610 genomic window:
- a CDS encoding helix-turn-helix domain-containing protein codes for MSWEALAWAKDSDIAHPVAKFILVLLANKADENFSCYPSIRTLMAESGAGRSTILRALSYLETRGLMSRRPQFHDSGARRSTPCVTGLSETAAVANHRYRARQDHHFP; via the coding sequence ATGAGTTGGGAAGCCCTTGCCTGGGCGAAAGACTCGGACATCGCACATCCGGTCGCGAAGTTCATTCTCGTCCTGTTGGCAAACAAGGCGGACGAAAACTTCTCGTGCTACCCGTCAATTCGCACACTCATGGCCGAATCCGGTGCCGGCAGAAGCACGATCTTGCGTGCGCTGAGCTATCTGGAGACGCGCGGGTTGATGAGCCGGCGTCCGCAATTCCATGACTCCGGGGCCCGGCGTTCAACCCCCTGTGTGACAGGGTTAAGTGAGACAGCAGCAGTAGCCAATCATCGCTACAGGGCGAGACAGGATCACCATTTTCCGTGA